From a region of the Methanolinea sp. genome:
- a CDS encoding YunC family protein, translating to MQEQTVHLSRGAGSGYVLPLGPVNLVWVIARNGMVGCGAFDVAALEKFGYPAARIRAKTGSSIATIDDLLAGAVSGTNPSAERYGIVTGMSGREALDLLS from the coding sequence ATGCAGGAACAAACAGTCCACCTCTCCAGGGGTGCAGGATCAGGTTACGTGCTCCCGCTCGGCCCGGTCAATCTTGTCTGGGTAATTGCCAGAAACGGAATGGTAGGGTGTGGAGCGTTCGATGTAGCAGCGCTTGAGAAGTTCGGGTATCCTGCGGCACGGATCCGGGCGAAGACCGGGTCTTCCATAGCGACAATCGACGATTTGCTCGCAGGTGCCGTCTCCGGAACAAATCCGTCGGCCGAACGGTATGGTATTGTGACAGGCATGAGTGGAAGGGAGGCGCTTGACCTGCTCTCATGA
- the cofH gene encoding 5-amino-6-(D-ribitylamino)uracil--L-tyrosine 4-hydroxyphenyl transferase CofH: MSRGSILAVRGDDDRELMDILDEVLAGNRLSEEDAFRLFSIRDRRVWDIARAADECREAAVGNQVTYVRNQNINVTNYCINSCGFCGFSRKPGEEGGYCHDLEVIREKAAVAKGRKVTEICSVSGLHPGFDAESYVQIFSAIREGAPGVHIHASNPMEVAYAAKKSGVSTREVLRMMKDAGLGSLCGTAAEILVDEVRKVICPGKVSTDEWVRIIKEAHRLGIRSTATIMYGHCETIKDRVRHLSVIRDIQDETRGFTEFVPLSFIHMNTPLFRKGIARAGATGREDLLMTAVSRLFLDTIDHIQVSWVKTGVRMAQLGLLAGADDLGGTMFEESISKGAGALNTDYLDPSEMDRITADIGRSLRQRDTLYNLI, from the coding sequence ATGTCAAGGGGTAGCATCCTAGCCGTACGGGGTGACGATGACCGGGAGCTCATGGACATACTCGATGAGGTGCTGGCCGGGAACCGTTTGAGTGAAGAGGATGCATTCCGTCTCTTTTCAATTCGGGACAGGAGGGTATGGGATATTGCCCGTGCTGCCGATGAATGTCGCGAAGCAGCGGTTGGAAACCAGGTGACCTATGTCCGGAACCAGAACATCAATGTGACCAATTATTGCATCAATTCCTGCGGATTCTGCGGTTTTTCTAGAAAACCTGGTGAAGAAGGCGGATATTGCCACGATCTGGAGGTCATCCGGGAGAAGGCTGCCGTGGCAAAAGGGAGGAAGGTGACAGAGATCTGCAGTGTGAGCGGACTTCATCCCGGCTTTGATGCAGAAAGCTACGTTCAGATCTTCTCGGCGATCAGGGAAGGAGCACCGGGTGTGCACATCCATGCCAGCAACCCCATGGAAGTGGCATATGCTGCGAAAAAGAGCGGTGTATCAACCCGGGAGGTACTCCGGATGATGAAGGACGCCGGTCTCGGATCACTGTGCGGAACTGCAGCAGAGATCCTGGTCGACGAGGTCCGCAAGGTCATCTGCCCCGGAAAAGTCTCGACCGATGAATGGGTGAGGATCATCAAGGAGGCGCACCGGCTCGGGATAAGGAGCACCGCCACAATCATGTATGGCCATTGCGAGACCATCAAGGACAGGGTCCGCCACCTCTCCGTTATCCGCGACATCCAGGACGAGACCAGGGGGTTCACCGAATTTGTCCCCCTCTCCTTCATCCACATGAATACACCGCTGTTCCGGAAAGGGATCGCCCGTGCCGGAGCAACCGGGAGGGAAGACCTGCTGATGACTGCCGTCTCACGTCTCTTCCTGGATACCATCGACCACATCCAGGTCTCGTGGGTTAAAACAGGTGTAAGGATGGCCCAGCTTGGACTGCTTGCCGGTGCCGATGACCTCGGCGGCACGATGTTTGAGGAAAGCATTTCGAAGGGAGCAGGGGCCCTGAACACCGATTACCTTGATCCTTCCGAGATGGATCGCATCACTGCTGATATCGGGAGGTCGCTTCGGCAGAGGGATACGCTCTACAATCTCATCTGA
- a CDS encoding flavodoxin family protein: MTVLGISGSMRKDGNTSILVKVILERCEQAGIETEFISLSGKKINPCLGCEKCKENDWCVIQNDDWGAIMEKVMDSEVLVIGSPTYYYDVCGHLKNFIDRSYSLYHRRQLAGRKAVAVAVCSNKGGARTIETLEGFLNSHEFSYLGWVRGKGYLEGAIAKDTRALKKAGELGDKIVKLLKPQD, from the coding sequence ATGACGGTGCTAGGTATCTCGGGTAGCATGCGAAAAGACGGAAATACCTCGATACTGGTCAAGGTTATCCTGGAACGCTGTGAACAGGCAGGAATCGAGACCGAGTTCATCTCTCTTTCCGGAAAAAAGATCAATCCCTGCCTTGGCTGCGAAAAGTGCAAGGAAAACGATTGGTGTGTTATCCAGAACGATGACTGGGGGGCTATCATGGAGAAGGTCATGGATTCCGAAGTGCTGGTTATCGGTTCACCGACATACTACTATGACGTCTGCGGGCATCTCAAGAACTTCATCGACAGGAGCTACTCCCTCTATCACCGCCGGCAGCTTGCCGGAAGAAAGGCGGTCGCGGTCGCGGTCTGCTCCAACAAGGGTGGTGCCCGGACCATCGAGACACTGGAAGGGTTCCTCAACAGTCACGAGTTCTCATACCTAGGCTGGGTCAGGGGAAAGGGATACCTCGAAGGGGCTATCGCAAAGGACACCCGGGCCCTGAAAAAAGCAGGCGAGCTTGGCGATAAAATCGTCAAGTTGCTCAAACCGCAGGACTGA
- the purE gene encoding 5-(carboxyamino)imidazole ribonucleotide mutase: protein MVEVAILAGSASDSAVVERTAAVLRENGISYETRVISAHREPDTLDDFIESSTCKIFIAIAGLSAALPGIIASKTNRPVIGVPVSGNLMGFDALLSIAQMPKGVPVACVGIDNGENAALLAIRILSVK from the coding sequence ATGGTCGAAGTTGCCATTCTCGCCGGATCTGCTTCAGATTCCGCTGTAGTGGAGAGAACCGCGGCAGTCCTGAGAGAGAACGGGATCAGTTACGAGACCCGGGTCATATCGGCCCACCGCGAGCCTGACACCCTTGATGATTTTATAGAGTCGAGTACCTGCAAGATCTTCATTGCCATTGCCGGGCTCTCGGCTGCTCTTCCGGGAATCATCGCATCGAAAACGAACCGCCCGGTCATCGGCGTTCCGGTCAGCGGAAATCTGATGGGGTTCGATGCCCTGCTCTCCATCGCCCAGATGCCAAAAGGGGTTCCGGTAGCCTGTGTCGGCATCGATAACGGCGAGAATGCAGCATTGCTTGCAATCAGGATTCTTTCCGTGAAATAA
- a CDS encoding GIY-YIG nuclease family protein — MDRGTYCLIFRNRGCSVNVGALGTLNFHPGWHVYVGSAQGSGGFSRVLRHIRVAGGGPCTPRWHIDYLLVHPEFSLAAVSCATTGDRESECTIARNIGGVAVPGFGSSDCRCPSHLLYFPSNPEKRIISTFSSRNLSATIKTINKS; from the coding sequence ATGGATAGGGGAACCTACTGCCTTATCTTCCGCAACCGGGGTTGCAGCGTGAACGTGGGGGCCCTCGGCACCCTCAACTTTCATCCTGGCTGGCATGTCTATGTAGGTTCAGCCCAGGGTTCCGGTGGATTCTCCCGCGTTCTCCGACACATCCGCGTGGCCGGCGGAGGACCGTGCACCCCGCGGTGGCATATCGATTACCTCCTCGTTCACCCTGAGTTCTCGCTCGCAGCGGTGTCTTGCGCTACAACCGGGGATCGGGAAAGCGAGTGCACAATTGCCCGAAACATCGGAGGGGTCGCGGTGCCCGGTTTTGGCAGCAGCGACTGTCGGTGTCCTTCCCATCTCCTGTATTTCCCATCAAATCCGGAAAAACGTATAATCTCTACTTTTTCATCCCGAAACCTTTCTGCAACTATCAAAACTATCAATAAGTCTTAA
- a CDS encoding riboflavin synthase yields MKIGIADTTFARVNMGAFAADELRRQASVSIERVTVPGIKDLPVACKKLIEERKCGMVMALGMPGGKEKDRMCAHEASQGLITCQLMTNTHIIEVFVHEDEAVDDRELAWLAEQRTREHARNVIKMAFHPEELTREAGTGQRQGFPDAGPARR; encoded by the coding sequence ATGAAGATTGGAATTGCCGATACCACGTTTGCCAGGGTCAACATGGGCGCTTTTGCCGCGGATGAGCTAAGGAGGCAGGCCAGTGTCTCTATCGAACGGGTAACCGTTCCGGGGATCAAGGACCTTCCCGTTGCCTGCAAAAAGCTGATCGAAGAGCGGAAATGCGGCATGGTGATGGCACTTGGCATGCCGGGCGGGAAGGAGAAGGACCGGATGTGCGCCCACGAAGCGTCGCAGGGCCTGATAACCTGCCAGCTGATGACCAACACCCACATCATCGAGGTCTTTGTCCACGAGGACGAAGCAGTGGATGACCGGGAACTGGCATGGCTCGCAGAGCAGCGGACACGGGAGCATGCCCGGAATGTGATCAAAATGGCGTTCCACCCTGAAGAACTCACCCGGGAAGCCGGGACCGGGCAGCGCCAGGGATTCCCCGATGCCGGCCCGGCCCGGAGATGA
- a CDS encoding 6,7-dimethyl-8-ribityllumazine synthase → MSVKLGFVVSEFNRDITYMMEIEGREHADFLGAEVTECMYVPGAYDMPLAIKKMLKEGSVDAIVTIGCVIEGATQHDEIVVQHAARKIIDLSLEFEKPVSLGISGPGMTRMEASERIDYARRAVESAVKMVQRLG, encoded by the coding sequence ATGAGTGTGAAACTCGGTTTTGTCGTCTCGGAATTCAACCGTGACATCACCTACATGATGGAGATTGAGGGGAGGGAACATGCGGATTTCCTCGGTGCCGAGGTTACTGAGTGCATGTATGTCCCTGGTGCATATGACATGCCGCTGGCCATTAAGAAGATGCTGAAAGAGGGCTCGGTTGACGCAATCGTCACCATCGGCTGCGTTATCGAAGGAGCAACCCAGCATGACGAGATCGTGGTCCAGCATGCGGCCCGGAAGATCATCGATCTCTCCCTCGAATTCGAAAAACCGGTCTCGCTCGGTATCTCAGGTCCGGGAATGACCCGGATGGAGGCCAGTGAGCGGATCGATTATGCACGGCGTGCCGTGGAATCTGCGGTCAAGATGGTCCAGCGATTGGGATGA
- a CDS encoding magnesium transporter CorA family protein, which yields MITIYRSGRNGLETIEEYEGGSWVHTVNPTPQEIDALVARFAIPLDFLTDPLDVDERARVEREEGNTFILLRTTRREDPEADIPFTTLPVGIILTQNVIITVSVTDLEVFQEFITGKVRHFSTERRVHFVLLLFFRNTLLFMRYLKEINRMTTPIERSLYQALKNEQLIRMLNLEKSLIFFVTSLRSNALMIEKFYTFTRMDEDEQDLFEELSIENRQAIEMANIYSDILSTMMDAFASVISNNLNVIMKLLTTVTIILMIPTLIASIYGMNVDLPLQQTPYAFAFTMILSLVLSAIGIIIFWRKEFF from the coding sequence ATGATTACCATATACCGAAGCGGGCGGAACGGTCTCGAGACCATTGAAGAGTACGAAGGCGGATCGTGGGTACATACTGTCAATCCTACCCCCCAGGAGATCGACGCCCTGGTTGCGCGGTTTGCTATCCCTCTCGATTTTCTTACCGATCCCCTGGATGTTGACGAGCGGGCACGGGTTGAGCGTGAGGAGGGAAACACCTTCATTCTCCTCAGGACTACCCGGAGGGAGGATCCCGAAGCCGATATCCCTTTTACCACGCTCCCGGTAGGGATCATCCTGACGCAGAATGTGATCATCACCGTTTCGGTCACCGACCTGGAGGTCTTCCAGGAATTTATCACGGGGAAGGTTCGGCATTTCTCGACCGAAAGGCGGGTTCATTTCGTCTTGCTCCTCTTCTTCAGAAACACCCTCCTTTTTATGCGCTATCTCAAAGAGATCAACCGCATGACAACCCCTATCGAGCGATCTCTTTACCAGGCACTGAAGAACGAACAGCTCATCCGCATGTTGAACCTTGAAAAAAGCCTGATCTTCTTCGTCACCTCCCTCCGGTCAAATGCGCTCATGATAGAGAAGTTCTACACATTCACAAGGATGGACGAAGATGAGCAGGATCTCTTTGAAGAACTCAGCATAGAGAACAGGCAGGCCATCGAGATGGCAAATATTTACAGCGACATCCTCTCGACCATGATGGATGCATTCGCGTCTGTCATCTCCAATAACCTGAACGTGATCATGAAGCTGTTGACCACAGTCACCATCATCCTCATGATCCCGACCCTGATTGCCAGCATATACGGCATGAACGTGGATCTACCCCTCCAGCAAACGCCCTATGCATTCGCCTTCACGATGATCCTCTCCCTGGTCCTCTCCGCCATCGGAATCATCATTTTCTGGAGAAAAGAGTTTTTCTGA
- a CDS encoding alanine--glyoxylate aminotransferase family protein has protein sequence MEKEPLLMIPGPVPMPERVRMAMVRQAINHRGAEFGSIYADCVQVLKETFGTKNELFVISGSGTAAMEAAVANFGRGREVACLVNGKFGERLYKIAQRYGTAHEIASEWGTPLDLASLEDRLNAGAEMVTLVHNETSAGIRNPAEQVGKLARKYDALFVMDGITSIGGDEVRSDAWGADVVVVGSQKCLAAPAGLSAVSVSERAWERLSPERPYYLDLAAYRKSAGAKVMETPYTPAVPLFFALREACLIIKEEGLVQRIARHRRNADAVRTAANTWGLELLPELDRDHAYSNTVTAVKLPPGMQDSEFRGTVKRLGIEIAGGQDRLKGRIFRIGTMGATGAPEILATLAAVQHALRIHGYHPREDGVSAACGVLG, from the coding sequence ATGGAAAAAGAACCGCTCTTGATGATTCCCGGGCCGGTTCCCATGCCGGAACGGGTTCGCATGGCGATGGTACGCCAGGCCATCAATCACCGGGGGGCCGAGTTCGGCAGTATTTATGCCGATTGTGTGCAGGTGCTGAAAGAGACATTTGGCACGAAGAATGAGCTCTTCGTCATCAGCGGATCGGGAACGGCAGCAATGGAGGCGGCGGTAGCCAATTTCGGGCGGGGCAGGGAAGTAGCCTGTCTCGTGAACGGTAAGTTCGGCGAGCGTTTGTACAAGATTGCCCAGCGTTACGGGACCGCCCATGAAATCGCATCGGAATGGGGGACACCGCTCGATCTTGCGTCGCTGGAAGATCGGCTCAATGCGGGAGCTGAGATGGTGACCCTTGTCCACAATGAGACTTCTGCCGGTATCCGGAACCCTGCTGAACAGGTCGGGAAACTCGCCAGGAAATACGATGCCCTCTTCGTGATGGACGGCATCACCTCGATTGGAGGGGACGAGGTCAGGTCAGACGCATGGGGGGCGGACGTGGTGGTGGTCGGCTCCCAGAAATGTCTTGCTGCTCCGGCAGGGCTTTCGGCGGTTTCGGTGAGCGAACGGGCATGGGAGCGCCTCTCTCCCGAGCGCCCCTATTACCTTGACCTTGCCGCGTACCGGAAGAGTGCCGGGGCGAAAGTGATGGAAACCCCGTATACTCCGGCCGTACCTCTCTTCTTCGCGCTCAGGGAAGCATGCCTGATCATCAAGGAGGAAGGCCTCGTACAGCGCATTGCCCGCCACCGGAGAAACGCAGATGCGGTACGCACGGCGGCGAATACATGGGGGCTGGAGCTCCTTCCTGAACTTGATCGGGACCATGCCTATTCGAATACCGTGACCGCGGTGAAGCTTCCCCCCGGGATGCAGGACAGCGAGTTCCGCGGGACCGTCAAGAGACTTGGCATCGAGATAGCCGGTGGTCAGGACCGTCTCAAGGGCAGGATCTTCCGGATCGGTACCATGGGTGCGACCGGTGCTCCTGAAATCCTCGCCACGCTCGCCGCCGTGCAGCACGCACTCCGTATCCATGGGTATCATCCCCGGGAAGACGGAGTCTCTGCTGCCTGCGGGGTGCTCGGATGA
- a CDS encoding ABC transporter ATP-binding protein, which produces MEEELNEICSNGSIIRFREVTKIYPLEGGDVRALDGVSLDIVPGDFIAIMGPSGSGKSTLLNLMGCLDTPTCGDLCIKGRNTRGMTDEELTVLRRDHIGFIFQQFNLLPLLNALENVQYPLILKTGSRNCIGRCREVLAAMNLDESLFSHKPSELSGGQQQRVAIARALVNDPEILLADEPTGNLDSKTGTAIMVLLDDLNRNQGKTIIMVTHDPAIAKYARRIIRIVDGKISIPEEQAGALANVL; this is translated from the coding sequence ATGGAAGAAGAGCTGAATGAGATCTGCAGCAACGGGTCGATTATCAGGTTCCGTGAGGTGACCAAGATATACCCGCTTGAGGGCGGGGACGTACGGGCCCTCGACGGGGTAAGCCTCGATATCGTCCCGGGCGACTTCATCGCCATCATGGGACCCTCGGGATCGGGAAAATCGACCCTGCTCAACCTGATGGGGTGCCTCGACACACCCACCTGTGGAGATCTCTGCATAAAGGGGAGGAATACCAGGGGCATGACCGACGAGGAACTGACGGTGTTGCGGAGAGATCATATCGGATTCATCTTCCAGCAGTTCAACCTCCTCCCCCTCCTCAATGCCCTTGAGAATGTGCAGTATCCTCTCATCCTGAAGACCGGGAGCCGCAACTGCATCGGACGATGCCGGGAGGTGCTGGCTGCCATGAACCTCGATGAAAGTCTCTTTTCCCATAAACCAAGTGAACTGTCAGGAGGCCAGCAGCAGCGGGTGGCAATAGCCAGGGCGCTGGTCAACGATCCCGAGATCCTTCTTGCCGATGAACCCACCGGCAACCTGGATTCGAAGACGGGCACCGCTATCATGGTTCTTCTTGACGATCTCAACCGCAACCAGGGCAAGACGATTATCATGGTGACTCATGACCCGGCTATCGCGAAGTACGCACGGCGAATCATTCGTATTGTTGATGGTAAAATATCCATACCTGAGGAACAGGCCGGTGCACTCGCGAATGTTCTTTGA
- a CDS encoding pyridoxal phosphate-dependent aminotransferase, which produces MRALSEKVTGIAPSATLAVAEMAREMQRKGLGVIDLSIGEPDFDTPAHIREACIRALMEGKTHYAPSNGIPELLAAIAEKTRRENCFPCIPSQVLVTCGAKDAIYDAVTAVLNPGDEAIILDPSWVSYEPCVTLAGGKPVHHPLHEKTFQVTDTLLETVTPKTRMVIINSPSNPSGAVLDRASLKLVADLCADFDLLALSDEIYEKLVYGKEHISIASIGDMAERTITVNGFSKAYAMTGWRLGWAVAPRPIITQMSKIQQHSISHPTTFVMYGGAAALTGDQECIAIMRKEFNRRRDYFVQELLLMGFEVAPADGAFYAYVKAGGDDIATAERWLVEGHVAVTPGSVFNTPGWQRLSYATSLDHLREAVRRIHRFS; this is translated from the coding sequence ATGAGAGCGCTCTCCGAAAAAGTCACGGGCATAGCACCATCGGCCACTCTGGCCGTTGCGGAAATGGCCCGGGAGATGCAGCGGAAAGGGTTGGGAGTCATCGACCTCTCAATTGGTGAGCCGGACTTTGATACCCCTGCCCATATCAGGGAGGCATGCATCCGGGCGCTCATGGAAGGAAAGACGCATTATGCCCCGAGCAACGGGATCCCGGAACTCCTGGCAGCGATTGCCGAGAAAACACGAAGGGAGAACTGCTTTCCGTGCATTCCCTCCCAGGTGCTGGTAACCTGCGGTGCAAAGGATGCTATCTACGATGCCGTCACTGCCGTGCTGAACCCTGGAGACGAGGCTATCATCCTTGACCCGTCATGGGTCTCTTATGAACCATGTGTAACCCTCGCCGGTGGAAAACCTGTTCATCACCCCCTGCACGAGAAGACCTTCCAGGTTACAGATACTCTCCTCGAGACCGTAACCCCTAAGACCAGGATGGTGATCATCAATTCACCCTCCAACCCATCAGGTGCAGTGCTCGACCGGGCCTCGCTCAAGCTGGTTGCAGACCTCTGCGCTGACTTTGACCTCCTCGCCCTCTCCGATGAGATTTACGAGAAGCTCGTATACGGAAAGGAGCATATCTCCATCGCCTCGATAGGAGACATGGCCGAGCGCACTATCACGGTAAACGGGTTTTCCAAGGCATATGCCATGACAGGATGGAGACTCGGGTGGGCGGTTGCACCGCGCCCCATTATCACCCAGATGTCCAAAATTCAACAGCATTCAATCAGCCACCCCACAACCTTTGTGATGTACGGAGGGGCCGCAGCATTGACCGGGGACCAGGAATGCATCGCGATAATGCGCAAGGAGTTCAATCGCCGGAGGGATTACTTCGTCCAGGAGCTCCTCCTGATGGGCTTTGAAGTTGCGCCAGCGGACGGAGCATTTTACGCATACGTCAAAGCCGGCGGAGATGACATAGCAACAGCGGAACGATGGCTTGTGGAGGGCCACGTTGCGGTGACTCCGGGATCGGTGTTCAATACACCCGGATGGCAGCGTCTGTCTTATGCGACATCGCTTGACCATCTCCGGGAAGCCGTGCGGCGCATCCACCGGTTCAGCTGA
- a CDS encoding MBL fold metallo-hydrolase produces the protein MPVTWIPGRGYFGNAYIVGSVLIDAGVLPSAIEAYRADIDTIVLTHCHFDHTAYVKEISHLCSAPVAIHALDAPGLMQEGASLSLHFGSRPPGIAPDRLLSDGDRVGPLTVLHTPGHTPGSICLYLEDEQALISGDTVFAEGGFGRFDFPGGDRASLVRSIGRLASLKVEGLYPGHGTPVHRKGNQHIGAALQLLKAGYG, from the coding sequence ATGCCAGTTACCTGGATCCCGGGCAGGGGTTATTTCGGGAATGCATACATCGTGGGTTCGGTGCTCATCGATGCCGGGGTGCTCCCATCTGCCATCGAGGCGTACCGGGCGGACATTGATACCATCGTTCTCACCCACTGCCACTTTGACCACACAGCGTATGTGAAAGAGATATCCCATCTCTGTTCTGCACCAGTCGCCATCCACGCGCTGGATGCTCCGGGACTCATGCAGGAAGGAGCCAGTCTCTCCCTCCATTTCGGCTCACGGCCTCCTGGCATTGCCCCTGACCGCCTCCTCTCCGATGGTGATCGGGTCGGTCCACTCACCGTCCTCCATACCCCCGGGCATACTCCGGGCAGCATCTGCCTCTATCTCGAAGACGAGCAGGCACTCATATCAGGGGATACCGTGTTTGCCGAGGGGGGATTTGGAAGGTTTGATTTTCCTGGAGGTGACCGGGCCTCGCTTGTCAGGTCGATCGGACGTCTCGCCTCCCTCAAGGTTGAAGGGCTCTATCCCGGGCATGGAACACCGGTTCATCGGAAGGGAAACCAGCATATCGGAGCCGCCCTGCAGCTCCTGAAGGCCGGATATGGATAG
- a CDS encoding YIP1 family protein, giving the protein MAGQIGDLLLRPESFFAGRAGEPESLKVPAVIAITGAIISAAAAYLTLGITMELFGNVPEMAGMTPILVIVGVVIAFFTFLVLWGLIVPGVFYLISMAFSGTGAFKRTILFSLYGLVPFIIGSFLSLLVSLYYIPMIQVPTLTAIQDPAAIEAAMRQLMHDTAFSELRLITAVLSGIFLLWSANLWIFGLKQARSLTLKQAAITVLIPVIVGFIFILYTTVAGVPGFGGV; this is encoded by the coding sequence ATGGCAGGACAGATTGGAGATCTCCTTCTCAGACCCGAGAGTTTTTTTGCCGGGCGTGCCGGAGAGCCCGAGAGCTTGAAGGTCCCGGCCGTGATCGCCATCACCGGCGCCATCATATCAGCCGCAGCAGCCTATCTCACCTTGGGGATTACCATGGAACTATTCGGTAACGTGCCTGAAATGGCAGGCATGACACCGATCCTTGTAATTGTTGGTGTGGTTATCGCCTTTTTCACCTTCCTCGTTCTCTGGGGGCTCATCGTCCCTGGTGTTTTTTACTTGATCTCCATGGCATTTTCCGGTACAGGTGCGTTCAAAAGGACAATTTTGTTTTCCTTGTATGGCCTTGTTCCGTTCATCATCGGATCCTTTCTTTCCCTGCTCGTTTCGCTCTATTATATCCCCATGATCCAGGTGCCCACCCTTACCGCCATCCAGGATCCAGCGGCAATTGAGGCTGCAATGCGGCAACTCATGCACGACACCGCATTCAGCGAGTTACGGTTGATTACCGCCGTGCTATCGGGCATTTTTCTCTTGTGGAGTGCAAACCTGTGGATTTTTGGCCTGAAACAGGCCCGCAGCCTGACATTGAAACAGGCAGCAATCACCGTGCTCATCCCTGTAATCGTTGGTTTCATATTCATCCTTTATACAACGGTTGCAGGTGTACCCGGTTTTGGAGGGGTTTGA
- the thiC gene encoding phosphomethylpyrimidine synthase ThiC: MRTLIQECIAGIPPLVEAAARQEGTNPRDFARAVARGHMVIPANPVRQHAVCAIGEGCRVKVNVNIGTSGERCDPVLESRKARAAIANGTDTLMDLSTGGDLRAMRRDILSLGVCTGTVPIYEAVRRAGNAADVNADLLFSVIREHCRDGVDFLTLHCGVNREALAALRSDPRILPVVSRGGAFHVAMMAATGEENPLAAEFDYLLEILGEHEVVASLGDGMRPGCLQDADRHAKTVEYLNLGRLAGRALAAGVQRMIEGPGHIPLDQIGYNVRFMKELSNDAPLYLLGPLVTDIAPGYDHVSAAIGGAVACMHGADFLCMVSPSEHLALPLVEDIIEGTRLAKIAAHVGDTVRKKDGYKMPRERQMAEARRRLDWTEQFRLALFPDVARAIHARDGELEACSMCGDLCAVRLMRDIFGEKNRAKKQ; this comes from the coding sequence ATGCGTACCCTGATCCAGGAGTGTATAGCCGGCATCCCCCCCCTGGTCGAAGCGGCTGCGCGCCAGGAAGGGACAAATCCCCGCGATTTCGCCCGTGCAGTAGCTCGCGGACACATGGTGATCCCGGCAAACCCTGTGCGGCAGCATGCTGTTTGCGCTATCGGTGAAGGCTGCCGTGTCAAGGTCAACGTCAATATCGGGACCTCAGGGGAGCGATGTGATCCCGTCCTCGAGAGTAGGAAAGCCAGGGCAGCAATTGCGAACGGCACCGATACCCTGATGGATCTCTCAACCGGGGGAGATCTCCGTGCCATGAGGAGGGATATCCTCTCCCTTGGAGTGTGCACTGGAACCGTTCCCATCTATGAGGCGGTCCGCCGGGCAGGAAATGCGGCCGATGTCAATGCCGACCTTCTTTTCTCTGTGATCCGGGAGCATTGCAGGGACGGGGTAGACTTCCTGACACTCCACTGCGGCGTGAACAGGGAGGCGCTTGCTGCACTTCGGTCAGATCCCCGCATCCTGCCGGTCGTCTCGCGGGGTGGGGCATTCCATGTGGCGATGATGGCCGCCACCGGTGAAGAGAACCCACTTGCTGCTGAATTCGATTACCTCCTCGAAATCCTGGGCGAGCATGAGGTGGTGGCGAGCCTGGGCGACGGGATGCGGCCGGGGTGCCTCCAGGACGCAGACCGACATGCCAAGACCGTGGAGTACCTGAACCTGGGAAGGTTGGCTGGCAGGGCACTGGCTGCCGGAGTCCAGAGAATGATCGAAGGACCTGGACATATCCCCCTGGACCAGATCGGCTACAATGTCCGGTTCATGAAGGAACTCTCCAACGATGCTCCTCTCTACCTGCTAGGCCCCCTGGTCACCGATATCGCGCCGGGATATGACCATGTTTCGGCTGCCATCGGGGGGGCTGTGGCCTGTATGCACGGTGCAGATTTCCTCTGCATGGTGTCTCCGAGCGAACACCTGGCGCTGCCGCTGGTTGAGGATATCATCGAGGGCACCCGCCTGGCAAAGATCGCAGCCCACGTCGGGGATACGGTCCGAAAAAAGGACGGCTACAAGATGCCCCGCGAACGGCAGATGGCAGAGGCACGCAGAAGACTTGACTGGACAGAGCAGTTCCGGCTTGCCCTGTTCCCGGACGTGGCACGGGCCATCCACGCCCGGGACGGGGAGCTTGAAGCCTGCTCGATGTGCGGGGACCTCTGTGCAGTCCGGCTGATGCGGGACATTTTCGGGGAAAAGAACCGGGCAAAAAAGCAGTAG